The Flavobacterium faecale genome has a segment encoding these proteins:
- a CDS encoding DDE-type integrase/transposase/recombinase, producing the protein MNIRQFKYLNTIVEQDHRFILWRIQNGFDFKSFESSKRTLGGIEEVHMLRKNQMLKLGTSMFKSFWKLTA; encoded by the coding sequence ATAAACATTAGGCAATTTAAATATCTCAATACTATTGTTGAGCAGGATCATCGTTTTATACTATGGCGGATACAAAACGGTTTTGATTTTAAAAGTTTTGAGTCCTCCAAAAGAACCTTAGGGGGAATTGAAGAGGTACACATGTTGAGAAAGAATCAGATGCTTAAGCTAGGTACAAGTATGTTCAAATCATTTTGGAAATTGACTGCATAA
- a CDS encoding type I restriction-modification system subunit M, with protein MAAEQKQKLEQQLWNIANTLRGKMDADDFRDYILGFIFYKYLSTKMDLYANTILQPDGLTFSQVEGHPDEALLLEELKQLAIDKLGFFLEPSELFSELARRGNAGGKNNFILGDLAKVLTHIEQSTMGYESEEDFGNLFSDLDLTSHKLGKSENDKNELIVKVLTHLDEIDFDLENTDSDVLGDAYEYLIGQFASGAGKKAGEFYTPQQVSSVLAQLVTVGKDKLKSVYDPTCGSGSLLLRVAKEVKDVSEFYGQEMNPTTYNLCRMNMIMHDVHYKRFDIKNEDTLERPQHIDQRFEAIVANPPFSANWSASPLFMTDERFSAYGKLAPSSKADFAFVQHMVHQLDDNGTMAIVLPHGVLFRGGAEGHIRKYLIEDKNYLDAVIGLPANIFYGTSIPTCILVLKKTRQNPDDVLFIDASQHFDKVKTQNVLLEEHIAKIITTYKNRTPEDKYSHIANLTMIAENDYNLNIPRYVDTFEAEARIDINAIALEIKTLDQQIATTDKTIADFCAELNIVTPF; from the coding sequence ATGGCAGCCGAACAAAAACAAAAATTAGAACAACAACTCTGGAACATCGCAAACACCCTACGTGGCAAAATGGACGCCGATGATTTCCGTGATTATATATTAGGATTCATTTTTTACAAATACCTGAGCACCAAGATGGATTTGTATGCCAACACCATCTTACAACCCGACGGATTGACCTTTTCACAAGTTGAAGGCCATCCAGACGAAGCTCTTTTGCTCGAAGAACTAAAGCAATTGGCTATTGATAAACTTGGTTTCTTCCTAGAGCCGTCAGAGTTGTTTTCTGAACTCGCACGTCGTGGTAACGCAGGCGGAAAAAACAATTTTATCCTAGGTGACCTTGCCAAAGTGCTTACCCACATTGAGCAAAGTACCATGGGGTATGAGAGCGAAGAAGATTTCGGAAACTTGTTTTCTGATTTGGACTTAACCTCGCACAAACTTGGAAAGTCTGAAAACGACAAAAACGAACTCATCGTAAAAGTCCTTACACATCTGGACGAAATAGATTTCGACCTAGAAAACACCGACTCCGATGTTTTGGGTGATGCGTACGAATACCTCATTGGGCAATTTGCCAGTGGGGCAGGAAAAAAAGCAGGCGAGTTCTACACCCCACAACAAGTCTCTAGCGTATTGGCGCAACTGGTAACCGTGGGCAAAGACAAACTAAAAAGCGTTTACGATCCTACTTGTGGCTCGGGTTCCTTATTGTTGCGTGTGGCCAAAGAAGTCAAAGACGTAAGCGAATTTTACGGCCAAGAAATGAATCCTACGACCTACAACCTTTGTCGTATGAACATGATCATGCACGACGTACACTACAAACGCTTCGACATCAAGAACGAAGATACCTTGGAGCGTCCGCAACACATCGATCAGCGTTTTGAAGCCATTGTTGCCAATCCGCCTTTCTCGGCCAACTGGAGTGCGAGCCCACTTTTTATGACTGACGAACGTTTCTCGGCCTACGGAAAACTAGCGCCATCAAGCAAAGCCGATTTTGCCTTTGTGCAACACATGGTCCATCAATTGGACGACAACGGAACCATGGCTATCGTTTTGCCCCACGGCGTTTTGTTTCGTGGCGGTGCCGAAGGTCACATTCGTAAATACCTAATCGAAGACAAAAATTACCTCGATGCCGTGATTGGCCTTCCCGCCAATATTTTTTACGGAACCTCGATTCCAACTTGTATTTTGGTGCTCAAAAAAACACGCCAAAACCCCGATGATGTTTTATTTATAGACGCCAGCCAACATTTTGACAAGGTAAAAACCCAAAATGTACTCCTAGAGGAACATATTGCTAAAATAATCACAACTTATAAAAACCGTACGCCCGAGGATAAATATTCGCATATCGCCAATTTGACCATGATTGCCGAAAACGATTATAATTTGAATATCCCGCGCTACGTAGACACCTTCGAGGCCGAAGCCCGCATCGATATCAACGCCATCGCTCTCGAAATTAAAACCCTAGACCAACAAATAGCCACGACCGACAAAACCATAGCCGATTTTTGTGCCGAATTGAATATTGTAACTCCTTTTTAA
- a CDS encoding JAB domain-containing protein, translating into MENHAKNPNWGTVSEIQLHYKSRVKAAERPLITSSKSAYQIALQIWNPNTIEFFEEFKILLLNNSNKVLGAYEISSGGITGTVVDIRLIFAAALKANATGIIMIHNHPSGKLIASEADKQITAKVKAASKILDIQLLDHLIITPENYYSFTDEGAL; encoded by the coding sequence ATGGAAAATCATGCTAAAAATCCAAATTGGGGTACCGTTTCAGAAATCCAATTGCATTACAAATCAAGAGTAAAAGCAGCAGAACGTCCTCTAATCACATCCTCTAAATCTGCTTATCAAATTGCTTTACAGATTTGGAATCCCAATACAATTGAATTCTTTGAGGAATTTAAAATCTTACTATTAAACAATAGCAACAAAGTACTAGGTGCTTATGAAATATCATCAGGTGGTATCACTGGAACCGTAGTAGATATAAGATTGATATTTGCTGCAGCTCTAAAAGCCAATGCTACTGGGATCATTATGATTCACAACCATCCCTCAGGTAAACTAATCGCCTCAGAAGCTGACAAACAAATTACTGCCAAGGTTAAAGCAGCCAGTAAAATTCTTGATATCCAATTATTAGATCATTTAATTATTACTCCAGAGAACTATTATTCATTTACAGATGAAGGGGCTTTATAG
- a CDS encoding virulence RhuM family protein encodes MESQILLYQTEDGETKIQTRLENETVWLTQAQMAELFGKDRTVITKHISNIFSENELDEKSNVQNLHIANSDKPVKFYNLDVIISVGYRVKSLQGTKFRQWATARLREYIVKGFTMNDDMLKQTGGGNYFEELLARIRDIRSSEKVFWRKVLDIYASSIDYDPKAESSILFFQTIQNKMHWAAHGRTAAEIIYKRIDASKTNLGLTSFKGNKPNKQETEIAKNYLNEEELNILNRIVTAYLDIAELQALNQKPMYMTNWIEKLDEFIQLTGNQILLHSGTISHKQAIEKANGEYEKYKLQTRDGLSQVEKHFIENLEKVNKIIKPKN; translated from the coding sequence ATGGAAAGTCAAATACTATTATACCAAACGGAGGATGGTGAGACTAAAATTCAAACTCGCCTCGAAAATGAAACGGTTTGGCTTACACAAGCACAAATGGCAGAACTTTTTGGAAAAGACAGGACTGTAATTACAAAGCACATAAGCAATATTTTTTCGGAAAATGAATTGGACGAAAAAAGCAATGTGCAAAATTTGCACATTGCAAATTCTGACAAACCTGTAAAATTTTACAATCTTGATGTTATTATTTCTGTAGGCTATCGCGTAAAAAGTTTACAGGGTACTAAATTCCGTCAATGGGCTACGGCTAGACTTCGTGAGTATATAGTAAAGGGTTTTACTATGAACGATGATATGCTAAAGCAAACTGGAGGTGGCAACTATTTTGAGGAGTTATTAGCTCGAATTAGAGACATCCGTTCGTCAGAAAAAGTGTTTTGGCGCAAAGTGTTGGATATTTATGCAAGCAGCATAGATTATGATCCAAAAGCCGAAAGTTCTATTTTGTTTTTTCAAACGATACAAAATAAAATGCATTGGGCGGCACACGGACGCACTGCAGCCGAAATAATTTACAAACGTATTGATGCTTCCAAAACCAATTTGGGTTTAACTAGCTTTAAAGGTAATAAACCTAACAAACAAGAAACAGAAATTGCTAAAAACTATCTGAATGAAGAGGAACTAAATATTTTGAATAGAATTGTCACTGCTTATTTAGATATAGCAGAACTGCAAGCACTAAATCAAAAACCAATGTATATGACCAATTGGATTGAAAAACTAGATGAGTTTATACAACTTACTGGCAATCAAATACTACTGCATTCAGGTACAATAAGTCATAAACAAGCTATTGAAAAAGCCAATGGTGAATATGAAAAATACAAATTACAAACCAGAGACGGCTTGAGTCAGGTTGAAAAACATTTTATTGAAAATTTAGAAAAAGTGAACAAAATCATCAAACCCAAAAACTAA
- a CDS encoding DDE-type integrase/transposase/recombinase has translation MRFTSSYKEVEEIVKMRGIAVDHATVQRWVVKFALLIESQIKKRKNRVGASWRIDETYIKEKFVWYYLYRAFDKLGNKVYFLLSQRRQRMSAQ, from the coding sequence TTGAGATTTACATCAAGTTATAAGGAAGTTGAAGAAATAGTGAAAATGCGTGGAATAGCAGTTGATCATGCTACGGTTCAGCGTTGGGTTGTTAAATTTGCACTTTTGATTGAATCACAAATCAAAAAGAGAAAGAATAGAGTAGGCGCCAGCTGGCGAATTGATGAAACTTATATAAAGGAAAAATTTGTCTGGTATTACTTATATCGGGCTTTTGATAAGTTGGGTAATAAGGTATATTTTCTTCTGAGTCAAAGAAGACAAAGAATGAGTGCGCAGTGA